One part of the Myxococcales bacterium genome encodes these proteins:
- the panB gene encoding 3-methyl-2-oxobutanoate hydroxymethyltransferase, whose amino-acid sequence MKKTIPQLVKRYRGGEKLTMLTAYDATFAKILDESQIDMILVGDSLGMVVQGHETTIPVTLDEIIYHTKCVSRGTKSALVIADLPFMSYQASRTQAMLAAGRILREGNADAVKLEGGMEMVDTVRLMTAAGIPVIAHIGLKPQTIRMMGNYRIHGKNNEEAEALLAEASAFENAGAFMLLLEGVATETAADITSRVSIPTIGISSGPHCSGQVLVIYDLLGFDPSFHPKYLKVYADGKSFISDAVTKYASEVKTGKFPSEEHSFAANKK is encoded by the coding sequence TTGAAGAAAACTATTCCACAGCTCGTAAAACGTTACAGGGGCGGCGAAAAACTGACTATGCTCACCGCATACGATGCCACCTTCGCCAAGATACTGGATGAATCACAGATAGACATGATCCTCGTCGGCGATTCGCTGGGGATGGTCGTCCAGGGACATGAAACGACGATACCCGTCACGCTGGATGAAATAATCTATCACACCAAATGCGTCAGCCGCGGAACCAAATCGGCGCTGGTAATAGCCGACCTTCCATTCATGAGCTACCAGGCATCCAGGACACAGGCCATGCTCGCAGCCGGTCGGATATTGAGAGAAGGAAACGCCGACGCGGTGAAACTAGAAGGTGGAATGGAAATGGTCGATACCGTCCGTCTGATGACGGCTGCGGGAATACCGGTCATCGCACATATAGGGCTCAAGCCGCAAACGATCAGGATGATGGGGAACTACCGAATTCACGGAAAAAATAACGAGGAAGCGGAAGCCCTCCTTGCAGAAGCCTCAGCATTCGAAAATGCCGGCGCTTTCATGCTCCTGCTCGAAGGCGTCGCAACCGAAACAGCAGCCGATATCACCTCGCGCGTATCGATTCCAACGATAGGAATCTCCTCCGGCCCTCACTGTTCGGGGCAAGTGCTTGTCATATACGATCTGCTGGGCTTTGACCCGTCATTCCATCCTAAATATCTGAAGGTCTATGCTGATGGAAAAAGTTTCATATCGGACGCCGTTACTAAGTACGCCTCCGAGGTCAAGACAGGGAAATTTCCATCCGAAGAACATAGCTTCGCCGCAAATAAAAAATAA